From Halobacillus sp. Marseille-Q1614, the proteins below share one genomic window:
- the infC gene encoding translation initiation factor IF-3, which translates to MNVNEKIRAREVRLIDVNGEQLGVKSKNEALDIAANANLDLVMVAPNAKPPVCRIMDYGKYRYEQQKKEKEARKNQTTIKIKEVRLSPGIEEHDFNTKLRNARKFLTKGDKVKASVRFRGRAITHKELGQKVLDRLAEECNDIATIETKPKMEGRNMFMMLAPIGEK; encoded by the coding sequence ATGAATGTTAATGAGAAAATTCGTGCACGCGAAGTACGGCTCATTGATGTAAACGGTGAACAGCTAGGTGTTAAATCAAAGAACGAAGCACTTGATATCGCTGCAAATGCGAATCTTGATCTAGTTATGGTAGCACCAAATGCGAAGCCTCCGGTGTGCCGTATCATGGACTATGGTAAGTATCGCTATGAGCAGCAAAAGAAAGAAAAAGAAGCTCGTAAGAACCAAACAACTATTAAAATCAAGGAAGTTCGCCTGAGCCCAGGTATTGAAGAACATGATTTTAATACGAAGCTTCGGAATGCACGAAAGTTCTTAACAAAAGGCGATAAAGTAAAAGCTTCTGTTCGTTTCCGTGGACGTGCAATTACTCACAAAGAGCTGGGACAAAAAGTTCTGGATCGTCTGGCTGAAGAATGCAATGATATTGCTACCATTGAGACCAAGCCTAAGATGGAAGGTCGAAATATGTTTATGATGCTTGCTCCCATTGGAGAGAAGTAA
- the rpmI gene encoding 50S ribosomal protein L35, which translates to MPKMKTHKGSQKRFKKTGNGKVKRSHAFTSHLFANKSTKQKRKLRKATLVSAGDFRRIKHMLPKK; encoded by the coding sequence ATGCCTAAAATGAAAACCCACAAAGGTTCTCAAAAACGTTTTAAAAAGACAGGTAACGGAAAGGTGAAACGCTCTCACGCGTTCACAAGCCACTTGTTTGCTAACAAATCTACTAAGCAGAAACGTAAGCTTCGTAAAGCTACTCTAGTATCTGCTGGAGATTTCCGTCGTATCAAACACATGCTTCCAAAAAAATAA
- the rplT gene encoding 50S ribosomal protein L20, whose amino-acid sequence MPRVKGGTVTRKRRNRVLKLAKGYYGSKHALFKTAKQQVMKSGQYAYRDRRQKKRDFRKLWIARINAAARLNDISYSRLMHGLKLAGIEVNRKMLADLAVNDEKGFASLAEQAKSALK is encoded by the coding sequence ATGCCACGAGTTAAAGGTGGAACAGTAACACGTAAACGTCGTAATCGTGTTCTTAAATTAGCAAAAGGTTATTATGGTTCAAAACACGCTCTATTCAAAACAGCTAAACAGCAAGTAATGAAATCAGGTCAGTATGCTTACCGTGACCGTCGTCAGAAAAAACGTGATTTCCGTAAGCTATGGATCGCGCGTATTAACGCTGCTGCTCGTCTAAATGACATTTCTTACAGCCGTCTAATGCACGGACTGAAGCTTGCTGGAATCGAAGTTAACCGTAAGATGCTTGCTGACCTTGCTGTTAATGACGAAAAAGGTTTCGCAAGCCTAGCAGAGCAAGCTAAATCAGCTCTTAAGTAA
- a CDS encoding DUF1294 domain-containing protein, with product METAAVTLLIIMSLIQFLLMGYDKKQARERKWRISEKTLWLLALFGGAAGAAAGMQVFRHKTKHTSFVIGMPLLAGLHIYAIFAADLF from the coding sequence TTGGAAACAGCAGCTGTAACTTTGTTAATCATTATGAGTCTCATCCAGTTCTTACTAATGGGCTATGACAAGAAGCAAGCCCGAGAAAGAAAATGGAGAATAAGCGAGAAAACATTATGGCTGCTTGCCCTCTTCGGCGGTGCAGCAGGAGCTGCAGCCGGAATGCAGGTGTTCCGCCATAAAACAAAGCATACCTCTTTCGTCATTGGAATGCCTTTATTAGCCGGACTGCACATCTATGCGATCTTTGCTGCGGATCTGTTCTAA
- a CDS encoding TVP38/TMEM64 family protein produces the protein MSEASATLLTWIEHQGYWAPLLFIVIHLLRPFLFLPVILLCIAGGVLFGPVAGTAYSVVGTVLSSILFYRMTHLVPSGFKRLQEMYKKWTKRKSQLTVKQVAILRLIPFIHFHFLSYCLIQITADFKDYTKSSLVTNFPLAFIYTSMGQWITLFSLPVMLFASSLLLLLCFIVRKKSEVFLWNDFFQTAK, from the coding sequence ATGAGCGAAGCTTCAGCTACTTTGCTTACATGGATAGAACATCAAGGATATTGGGCCCCTCTGTTATTTATCGTTATCCATTTACTTCGCCCTTTTTTATTTCTGCCGGTCATACTGCTTTGTATAGCAGGAGGTGTGCTGTTTGGACCGGTCGCCGGGACAGCTTACTCTGTGGTGGGAACGGTACTCTCAAGTATTTTATTTTACCGTATGACACACCTTGTACCTTCAGGATTTAAAAGGCTTCAGGAGATGTATAAGAAGTGGACGAAAAGAAAGTCCCAGCTTACGGTTAAGCAAGTCGCTATACTTCGTCTTATTCCTTTTATTCATTTTCATTTTCTCTCATATTGTCTTATCCAAATTACGGCTGATTTTAAAGATTACACTAAATCATCGCTCGTTACGAACTTTCCTTTAGCGTTTATATATACATCGATGGGGCAGTGGATTACCCTATTTTCCCTGCCTGTTATGCTTTTCGCTTCAAGCCTGCTTCTGCTTCTTTGTTTTATAGTGAGAAAAAAATCAGAAGTTTTTCTGTGGAACGATTTCTTTCAAACTGCAAAATAA
- a CDS encoding sigma-w pathway protein ysdB — protein MLMIILLRILLLAAIVLIIYTTIQFMMNPRRKLDKAHEQRDYYMLDDADNIKQNFLITYKGMMFEGEKYLGTTDDSFEVLTIYVSACQPEKLKGLERNDLYFMEEKILQRYPFTKIEWKYPINRLNVHPFPEDDQ, from the coding sequence ATGTTAATGATTATTTTACTTAGAATTCTGCTATTGGCAGCTATCGTGTTAATTATATATACAACCATCCAATTCATGATGAATCCCCGGCGCAAACTGGACAAAGCTCACGAACAAAGAGATTATTATATGCTTGATGATGCCGATAATATTAAGCAGAACTTCCTGATTACGTATAAAGGAATGATGTTTGAAGGGGAGAAATATTTAGGGACGACAGACGACAGCTTCGAAGTGTTAACGATTTATGTATCAGCCTGCCAGCCTGAGAAGCTTAAAGGATTAGAGAGAAATGACCTTTATTTTATGGAAGAAAAAATCTTACAGCGTTATCCCTTTACAAAAATCGAGTGGAAATATCCGATCAACCGATTAAATGTACATCCCTTTCCGGAAGATGACCAGTGA
- a CDS encoding dUTP diphosphatase produces the protein MNWSEFYDMQKQLDSHIMKSQNLQGKNVVDDKILALLVEAGELANETRCFKFWSTKPSSPKEVILEEYVDGLHFILSLGLDLGFYYEKETEETENLKSAAAAFLEVYTSIEEFKQAKSEGSYVNLFQSYLKLGLSLGLKEEDLMRGYIQKNEVNFQRQEEGY, from the coding sequence ATGAACTGGTCAGAGTTTTACGATATGCAAAAACAATTGGACAGCCATATAATGAAGTCACAAAATCTTCAAGGAAAAAACGTAGTGGATGATAAAATACTGGCTTTATTAGTAGAAGCGGGCGAACTCGCCAATGAGACAAGATGTTTTAAGTTTTGGAGCACTAAACCTTCCAGTCCAAAAGAAGTGATCTTAGAAGAATACGTTGATGGCCTTCACTTTATCTTATCCCTCGGATTGGATTTAGGTTTTTACTATGAGAAAGAAACGGAAGAAACGGAAAATCTTAAGTCTGCTGCAGCGGCTTTTCTAGAGGTTTACACTTCTATTGAGGAATTTAAACAAGCAAAAAGTGAAGGATCCTATGTAAATCTATTTCAATCTTATTTAAAACTTGGCTTATCCCTTGGCTTAAAGGAAGAAGATTTAATGAGAGGATATATCCAAAAGAATGAAGTGAACTTTCAAAGACAGGAAGAAGGGTATTAA
- a CDS encoding M42 family metallopeptidase, which translates to MAKREDTLQMLKDLTDAKGIPGNEREPREVMSRYISPYADEVYTDNLGSLVAKKIGNKKGPHIMVAGHLDEVGFMVTRIDDNGYIYFQPVGGWWSQVMLAQRVTIMTRNGDLTGIIGSKPPHILPADQRKKAVDIKDMFIDIGASSKEEAKEFGVTPGDSIVPYFEFTQMKNEKMLLAKAWDNRIGCAIAIEVLKQLKGEKHPNVVYGVGTVQEEVGLRGARTSANLINPDIAFGVDVGIAGDTPGVSSRDAASKMGEGPQIILYDASMVSHKGLRDFVVDTADEQGIPYQFDSLAGGGTDSGAIHLSHNGVPALSITIATRYIHSHAAMLHRDDFENAVKLIVEVIKRLDDKTVKEITFN; encoded by the coding sequence ATGGCAAAACGAGAAGATACGTTACAAATGCTGAAAGATTTAACGGATGCAAAAGGTATCCCCGGCAATGAACGGGAACCTAGAGAAGTAATGAGCCGCTATATTTCTCCATATGCGGATGAGGTTTATACCGATAATCTTGGAAGTCTTGTTGCCAAAAAAATCGGCAATAAAAAAGGCCCTCATATTATGGTTGCCGGCCACTTGGATGAGGTAGGCTTTATGGTAACCCGGATCGATGATAACGGGTATATTTACTTCCAGCCTGTAGGCGGATGGTGGAGTCAGGTTATGCTGGCTCAGCGTGTTACGATTATGACACGTAACGGCGATCTTACAGGAATTATCGGATCCAAGCCCCCACATATCCTGCCGGCTGATCAGCGTAAGAAAGCTGTAGACATAAAGGATATGTTTATTGATATCGGTGCCTCCAGCAAAGAAGAAGCAAAGGAATTTGGTGTCACACCTGGTGATTCCATTGTGCCGTATTTCGAATTCACTCAAATGAAAAATGAAAAAATGCTGCTGGCTAAAGCTTGGGATAACCGTATAGGCTGTGCGATTGCGATTGAAGTGCTAAAACAGCTTAAAGGTGAAAAGCACCCGAACGTTGTTTACGGAGTTGGAACTGTTCAGGAAGAAGTGGGACTGCGCGGAGCACGTACTTCTGCTAACCTGATTAACCCTGATATTGCCTTTGGAGTGGATGTTGGAATTGCAGGCGACACACCGGGAGTGTCCAGCAGAGATGCAGCCAGCAAAATGGGAGAAGGCCCGCAAATAATTCTGTATGATGCTTCTATGGTTTCCCATAAAGGTCTACGTGACTTCGTCGTAGATACAGCAGATGAACAGGGGATTCCTTATCAATTTGATTCACTTGCTGGAGGTGGAACGGACTCTGGTGCCATCCACTTAAGCCATAATGGAGTTCCTGCTTTATCTATCACGATCGCGACCCGCTATATTCACTCACACGCGGCGATGCTTCACCGTGATGACTTTGAAAATGCAGTTAAACTGATCGTGGAAGTTATAAAGCGTTTAGACGATAAAACCGTTAAAGAAATCACTTTTAATTAA
- the sspI gene encoding small acid-soluble spore protein SspI has product MDLNLRQAILSNVSGHSAQELQATIDDAMARGEEKMLPGLGVFFEMLWKESNEQDRQEILETLEQSLAE; this is encoded by the coding sequence ATGGACTTAAATTTAAGACAAGCAATTCTTTCAAATGTCTCTGGCCATAGTGCTCAGGAGCTTCAGGCTACTATTGATGATGCAATGGCAAGAGGTGAAGAGAAAATGCTGCCTGGTTTAGGCGTTTTCTTCGAAATGCTCTGGAAAGAATCCAACGAGCAGGATCGACAGGAAATCCTTGAAACTCTTGAACAAAGCCTGGCTGAATAA
- a CDS encoding RNA methyltransferase: MITSIQNSKVKEWRKLKKRKYRDKLQRFIVEGEHLVEEALKSNWKVIEVIKREDYHRELPDQDISVVEVSDQVFKETADTETPQGIAAVVEIKKFEFENAPYTLLLDSLQDPGNLGTLIRTADAAGFSQVILGKGTVDVYNEKAIRSTQGSLFHVSVIQGELGDYIPRLKEAEVPVFAATLQGARAFQEMSPSSSAALLLGNEGQGIADSYVELSSDQVYIPIYGKAESLNVAIAGGILMYHLKG, translated from the coding sequence ATGATTACATCAATTCAAAATTCAAAAGTGAAAGAATGGAGAAAACTGAAAAAACGGAAATACCGTGATAAACTTCAGCGCTTTATTGTAGAAGGAGAGCACCTCGTGGAGGAAGCCCTTAAGAGCAATTGGAAAGTTATCGAGGTAATTAAACGTGAAGACTATCACAGAGAGCTTCCTGATCAGGATATATCCGTTGTGGAAGTAAGTGATCAAGTCTTCAAAGAGACAGCTGATACGGAAACCCCTCAAGGGATTGCGGCTGTAGTTGAAATTAAGAAGTTTGAGTTTGAAAATGCTCCTTACACACTTCTGCTTGATTCCTTACAGGACCCGGGTAATTTGGGTACGCTTATTCGTACGGCTGACGCCGCCGGCTTTTCACAGGTGATCCTAGGCAAGGGGACAGTGGACGTTTACAATGAAAAAGCTATCCGTTCAACACAAGGTTCTCTTTTTCACGTTTCTGTAATCCAAGGCGAGCTTGGTGATTATATCCCGCGCCTGAAGGAAGCGGAAGTACCTGTGTTTGCGGCTACTTTACAAGGGGCAAGAGCCTTTCAAGAAATGTCCCCTTCCTCCTCGGCTGCATTGCTGCTCGGCAATGAAGGCCAGGGAATTGCTGATTCCTATGTGGAGCTTTCGAGCGATCAGGTATATATCCCGATTTACGGAAAGGCGGAATCACTAAACGTAGCGATTGCCGGTGGTATTTTAATGTATCACTTAAAAGGATAG
- the pheS gene encoding phenylalanine--tRNA ligase subunit alpha, with protein MKERLQELKEEALQQVNKAEDVQSLKDIRVQYLGKKGPITEVLRGMGKLSKEERPVIGQLANEVREEIAQVIEAKQTRLEEEALEKQLESESIDVTLPGRPVQTGGPHLLTSIVEEIEDLFIGMGFEIKEGPEVETDYYNFEALNLPKGHPARDMQDSFYITEELLLRTHTSPVQARTMGLKDGKEPVKMICPGKVYRRDTDDATHSHQFTQIEGLLVDKHVRMSDLKGVLNAFAKQMFGSEREIRLRPSFFPFTEPSVEMDISCKVCGGKGCSVCKGTGWIEILGAGMVHPNVLEMAGYDPKEYSGFAFGMGPERIAMLKYGVDDIRNFYTNDKRFLKQYHKA; from the coding sequence ATGAAGGAACGTTTACAGGAATTAAAAGAAGAAGCGTTGCAGCAAGTTAATAAAGCTGAAGATGTTCAGTCATTAAAAGACATCCGCGTTCAATACTTAGGTAAAAAAGGACCAATTACAGAAGTTCTCAGAGGCATGGGCAAGCTGTCTAAGGAAGAACGCCCGGTTATTGGCCAGCTGGCGAACGAAGTGCGCGAAGAAATCGCCCAAGTCATCGAAGCGAAACAGACTCGCTTAGAAGAAGAAGCTCTGGAAAAGCAGCTCGAAAGTGAAAGTATAGATGTCACACTTCCAGGGCGTCCGGTCCAAACAGGAGGCCCGCATCTGCTGACAAGCATCGTAGAAGAAATCGAGGATCTATTTATCGGCATGGGCTTTGAAATTAAAGAAGGACCTGAGGTAGAAACAGACTACTACAATTTTGAAGCATTAAACCTGCCTAAAGGGCATCCCGCTCGTGATATGCAGGATTCCTTTTATATTACAGAGGAGCTTCTCCTAAGAACACATACGTCACCGGTTCAGGCGAGAACTATGGGGCTGAAGGATGGAAAAGAACCTGTTAAGATGATCTGTCCGGGTAAAGTGTACCGCCGTGATACGGATGATGCGACACACTCCCACCAGTTTACTCAAATAGAAGGCCTGCTCGTAGATAAACATGTTCGAATGAGTGACCTTAAAGGAGTCCTTAATGCTTTCGCCAAGCAGATGTTTGGTTCTGAACGCGAGATCCGCCTGCGTCCAAGCTTTTTCCCTTTTACAGAGCCTTCTGTTGAAATGGATATCTCGTGTAAAGTATGTGGAGGAAAAGGCTGTTCAGTTTGTAAGGGAACGGGCTGGATTGAAATCCTTGGTGCCGGAATGGTTCACCCGAACGTGTTAGAAATGGCAGGATATGATCCGAAAGAATATTCCGGCTTTGCTTTCGGCATGGGGCCTGAGCGTATCGCAATGCTGAAGTACGGAGTAGATGATATCCGCAACTTCTATACAAATGATAAGAGATTCTTAAAGCAATACCATAAGGCGTAG
- the pheT gene encoding phenylalanine--tRNA ligase subunit beta produces the protein MLVSFNWLNELIDVRDYKPEDLAEIITKTGIEVESVEPVAEAVKGVVVGYVESCEQHPNADKLSLCQIDVGEEKLQIVCGAPNIAQGQKVPVAVPGAVLPGNFKIKKTKLRGEVSNGMVCSLQELGVDEKDVPQEFQKGIYVFSEDVQKGENAISLLNLDDIIIELGLTPNRADCLSMAGVAYEVAAALGRDYKLETQEAETSSEKAESYIEVDVEDPQANPYYGAFIVKNVKVGPSPLWMQNRLTAAGIRPINNVVDITNYVLLEYGQPLHAFDYDRFGSNKVVTRRARDGETIVTLDDQERVLTSKHLVITNGKKAHAIAGVMGGAESEVQEDTTTILLEAAYFNPANVRQSAKDHGLRSEASTRFEKGVDPNRVDKAGVRACELLEKYAGATVLKGASSFDKLDRAEKTVEINTNTINDRLGTEISSNEIAGILDRLQFRYKQKDEDFTVSVPTRRGDVVLFEDMLEEVARIYGYDNLPYTLPSGASQAGGLTQEQLLKRRMKAYFEGAGLDEVITYSLTSEKQSTILVSKEVEEQAKSPVQLAMPMSEDHSHLRLSLLPEILNSAAYNVARKQADIAYYEIGTVFISEEEQVTKQPQEVLRAAGVLTGEWMSHPWQQEKKAVDFFVVKGIVEGLAEKLGIEITFEKAKLQNMHPGRTAFIKAAGEVIGFLGQIHPRLQKEKGLKETYVFDLNAEKLLELYNKEERFETIPRFPSVSRDIALVVDENIEAGDIEATIRESGEPLVKDVLVFDVYQGEHLEAGKKSLAFNLVYLDPARTLKDEEVEGKHNEILQAVKNKHAAELRG, from the coding sequence ATGTTAGTATCATTCAATTGGTTAAATGAATTAATTGATGTTCGTGACTATAAACCAGAAGATTTAGCTGAAATTATTACGAAAACTGGAATTGAAGTAGAGAGTGTTGAACCGGTAGCTGAAGCAGTTAAGGGAGTTGTCGTAGGGTATGTAGAATCTTGTGAGCAGCATCCGAATGCGGACAAGCTATCCCTATGCCAGATAGATGTCGGGGAAGAAAAGCTTCAGATCGTCTGCGGTGCACCAAATATTGCTCAAGGCCAAAAGGTGCCTGTTGCTGTACCAGGTGCTGTCCTTCCAGGTAACTTTAAAATAAAGAAAACAAAGCTTCGCGGAGAAGTATCCAACGGGATGGTCTGTTCACTGCAGGAGCTTGGTGTAGATGAGAAGGATGTGCCGCAAGAATTTCAGAAAGGCATTTATGTCTTTTCTGAAGATGTGCAGAAAGGCGAAAATGCGATCTCCCTGCTTAATCTTGACGATATCATCATTGAACTAGGCTTAACACCTAACCGTGCGGATTGCTTAAGCATGGCAGGAGTTGCCTACGAAGTTGCTGCGGCTCTGGGACGCGATTATAAGTTAGAAACACAGGAAGCGGAGACTTCTTCTGAAAAAGCAGAATCTTATATCGAAGTAGACGTCGAAGACCCGCAGGCGAACCCTTATTACGGAGCGTTTATCGTGAAGAATGTCAAAGTAGGACCATCGCCGCTTTGGATGCAAAACCGTTTAACAGCTGCCGGTATCCGCCCGATTAATAATGTGGTAGACATCACAAACTATGTGCTATTGGAATATGGCCAGCCGCTTCACGCTTTTGATTACGACCGCTTTGGTTCCAACAAGGTTGTTACCCGACGTGCCCGTGATGGAGAAACTATTGTTACGCTGGATGACCAGGAAAGAGTATTAACAAGCAAGCATTTAGTAATTACGAATGGGAAAAAAGCACATGCGATTGCCGGTGTAATGGGCGGTGCGGAATCAGAAGTACAGGAAGATACAACGACCATCTTGTTAGAAGCTGCTTACTTTAACCCGGCGAATGTTAGACAATCTGCGAAAGATCACGGTCTTAGAAGTGAAGCGAGCACTCGCTTTGAAAAAGGTGTAGATCCTAACCGCGTGGATAAGGCAGGGGTAAGAGCCTGTGAACTGTTAGAAAAATATGCAGGCGCCACCGTTCTGAAAGGTGCTTCCAGCTTTGATAAACTGGACCGCGCTGAAAAAACAGTGGAAATTAATACAAACACGATTAATGATCGTTTAGGAACAGAGATTTCTTCTAATGAAATCGCCGGAATCCTTGATAGACTGCAATTTAGATATAAGCAGAAAGACGAAGATTTCACGGTCAGTGTACCGACCCGCCGCGGAGATGTTGTTCTATTTGAAGATATGCTTGAAGAAGTAGCACGAATTTACGGCTATGATAATCTTCCATACACTCTGCCAAGCGGAGCTTCCCAGGCCGGCGGATTAACACAGGAACAGCTGCTTAAGCGCCGTATGAAGGCGTACTTTGAAGGAGCAGGCCTGGATGAAGTGATCACATATTCACTGACCAGTGAGAAGCAGTCGACAATCCTCGTAAGTAAAGAAGTAGAAGAGCAGGCAAAATCGCCCGTACAATTGGCTATGCCGATGAGTGAAGACCACAGCCATCTGCGCCTGAGCCTGCTGCCTGAAATACTGAACTCAGCCGCTTATAATGTAGCACGCAAACAGGCGGACATCGCCTACTATGAAATAGGCACAGTGTTTATCAGTGAAGAAGAGCAGGTGACCAAACAGCCGCAGGAAGTCCTTCGTGCCGCTGGAGTCTTAACTGGTGAATGGATGTCTCATCCGTGGCAGCAAGAGAAGAAAGCTGTTGACTTCTTCGTTGTTAAAGGAATTGTTGAAGGGCTGGCAGAGAAGCTCGGAATTGAGATCACTTTTGAAAAAGCGAAGCTTCAGAATATGCATCCAGGCAGAACCGCTTTTATAAAAGCAGCCGGAGAAGTGATTGGTTTCTTAGGACAAATTCACCCTCGATTACAGAAAGAAAAAGGGTTGAAAGAAACGTACGTCTTTGATTTGAACGCAGAGAAGCTGCTTGAGCTGTATAATAAAGAAGAAAGATTTGAAACGATCCCTAGATTTCCAAGCGTAAGCCGTGATATTGCGCTTGTAGTAGATGAAAATATCGAAGCTGGAGACATTGAAGCAACAATCCGTGAATCTGGTGAGCCGCTGGTTAAAGATGTTTTAGTCTTTGATGTTTATCAAGGCGAGCATTTAGAGGCAGGTAAGAAATCGTTAGCCTTCAATCTCGTATACCTTGATCCGGCCAGAACTCTTAAGGATGAAGAAGTGGAAGGAAAACACAATGAAATCCTGCAGGCAGTTAAAAATAAGCATGCTGCTGAACTAAGAGGATAA
- the rnhC gene encoding ribonuclease HIII: MPQVVLKLSKKQLTDIKKHYESSLKNPPAHALFAAKTQSCTITAYPSGKVLFQGKNPEAEAGKWGSLAEVKSKASTKPVHRYHPPNELFAQSHIGSDEAGTGDFFGPITVAAAYVKEHQIGQLKAIGVKDSKHLADRQITHLARQIIEMKIPYSLMRLNNAKYNEWQQRGWSQGKMKTILHDKALEALLAKIAPEKPAGILVDQFSQPDVYQKHLMSQGRKLQENIYFMTKAESYSIAVAVGSIIARSSFVKAMNQIEMDTGLPIPKGASAKVDQAAAKIIEVYGVEKLNEIAKVHFANKEKAKKLVKKQP, from the coding sequence ATGCCACAAGTTGTTCTTAAGCTTTCAAAAAAGCAGTTAACAGATATAAAAAAGCATTATGAGTCATCCTTAAAAAACCCCCCAGCCCATGCTTTATTTGCAGCCAAAACACAAAGCTGTACGATCACCGCCTACCCTTCAGGAAAAGTCCTTTTTCAAGGTAAAAATCCTGAAGCCGAAGCCGGCAAGTGGGGGTCTTTGGCTGAAGTGAAATCTAAGGCCTCAACCAAGCCTGTTCACCGCTATCATCCGCCAAATGAATTGTTTGCACAGTCACACATCGGCTCAGATGAAGCGGGCACGGGGGATTTTTTCGGTCCGATTACCGTAGCAGCGGCTTACGTAAAAGAGCATCAAATCGGCCAGTTAAAAGCGATAGGCGTCAAAGATTCCAAGCACCTTGCAGACAGGCAGATCACACATCTGGCCAGACAAATTATTGAAATGAAAATTCCTTACAGCCTGATGCGGTTAAACAATGCGAAATATAATGAGTGGCAGCAAAGAGGATGGTCCCAAGGGAAAATGAAAACCATACTGCATGATAAGGCTCTTGAAGCCCTGCTTGCTAAAATTGCTCCAGAAAAGCCGGCAGGAATTTTAGTCGACCAGTTTTCCCAGCCTGATGTATATCAGAAGCACCTCATGTCACAAGGACGTAAACTACAGGAAAACATATATTTCATGACGAAAGCTGAAAGTTACTCAATTGCTGTTGCTGTTGGTTCGATTATTGCGAGATCAAGCTTTGTCAAAGCGATGAATCAGATCGAAATGGATACAGGGCTTCCGATTCCTAAAGGAGCATCTGCTAAAGTTGATCAAGCAGCCGCGAAGATCATTGAAGTATATGGTGTAGAGAAATTAAACGAAATTGCCAAGGTTCACTTTGCCAACAAAGAAAAAGCGAAAAAGCTGGTAAAAAAACAACCATAA
- the zapA gene encoding cell division protein ZapA, with protein sequence MDVSQSDKERKRITVEIHNRSYTIIGQEEPHHIRMVSNLVDQKMREIHEANPTLDVSRLAVLTAVNTMNEYIKLKEECTELMNYIETIEKEEDNEND encoded by the coding sequence ATGGATGTGTCCCAATCTGATAAAGAACGTAAAAGAATCACAGTTGAAATTCACAATAGGTCTTATACAATTATAGGTCAGGAAGAGCCACACCATATCCGTATGGTTTCTAATCTTGTCGATCAGAAAATGAGAGAGATTCATGAAGCGAATCCAACCCTGGATGTTTCCAGGTTAGCTGTTTTAACGGCGGTTAATACGATGAACGAGTACATAAAACTTAAAGAAGAATGTACGGAGCTCATGAACTACATTGAAACAATAGAGAAAGAGGAAGACAACGAAAATGATTGA
- a CDS encoding CvpA family protein → MIDILIILILLLGIFTGFKRGFILQIFHLIGFITAFVTGVLYYDDLAPHLVLWVPYPQLPQDASWAVFLESLPLEAAFYNAIAFAIIFFGVKIILQIIASMLDFVAELPVLSSVNGLLGGFLGFIERYIILFILLYIAALVPIASVQNAIDGSFIAQFIIEHTPVLSGQLKNLWIEQVASMI, encoded by the coding sequence ATGATTGATATACTGATAATTTTAATTTTACTTTTAGGTATTTTTACAGGCTTTAAACGAGGCTTCATTCTTCAAATATTTCATTTGATTGGATTTATAACCGCATTTGTAACAGGAGTGCTTTATTATGATGACTTAGCTCCTCATCTGGTACTGTGGGTGCCTTATCCACAGCTGCCACAGGATGCTTCATGGGCAGTGTTTCTAGAGAGTCTGCCGCTCGAAGCTGCCTTTTATAATGCAATTGCTTTTGCCATTATATTTTTTGGTGTGAAAATTATTCTCCAAATCATCGCCTCTATGCTGGACTTTGTCGCGGAGCTTCCTGTGCTAAGTTCCGTCAATGGGCTTCTTGGCGGTTTCCTTGGGTTCATCGAGCGTTATATCATTCTCTTTATATTGCTTTATATCGCGGCGCTCGTTCCGATAGCGTCTGTTCAGAACGCAATCGATGGATCGTTTATTGCGCAGTTCATTATTGAACATACGCCTGTTTTGTCTGGTCAATTGAAAAATTTATGGATTGAACAAGTGGCAAGTATGATATAA